Proteins from a genomic interval of candidate division KSB1 bacterium:
- a CDS encoding helix-turn-helix domain-containing protein, producing MEVGGENLRLILGLKLKQFRLKKEMQLKDLARKSGLSISFLSEIEKGKKYPKPEKIMLLAQALDISFDDLVSLKVDEELDGLTSLLNSPFLKEFPFELFGITPRDLMDLAKDSPAKAGAFIRTFLEIGESYNMRVEHFLLAALRSYQKIHLNYFEDIEKAVIGFLKENQMPVEPLVEFGQLRSIFIRKYGFALEETTFDEFPELQGFRSIWIDTEPPKLIVNKNLLPSQKAFILGRELGYSHLDLSERAKTSSWLKVESFEQVLNNFQASYFAGALLINRKLLQKDLKQFFKKKKWDGQGFLDLMKKYDATPEMFLYRLSQLIPKLFNLREIYYLRFNNKAGLDKYPLTKELNMSRVRVPHGIGLNEHYCRRWLSIGLLKKLAAQQEKGPVKETLIAAQRSHFIGGGDEFFTVTLARPLALTERANSSISIGFLINEEFKNTVSFWNDSAIPKVEVNETCERCELSEAQCSDRVAPPVFFLQEQSHLQRERALERFIGKMKGN from the coding sequence ATGGAAGTTGGTGGAGAAAATTTACGCCTTATCCTCGGGCTGAAATTAAAACAATTTCGGCTTAAAAAAGAAATGCAGTTAAAAGACTTGGCCAGGAAATCCGGGCTATCTATTTCTTTTTTAAGCGAAATTGAAAAAGGCAAAAAATATCCCAAGCCCGAAAAAATCATGCTTTTGGCCCAGGCTTTGGATATTTCTTTCGACGACCTGGTGTCTCTGAAAGTCGATGAAGAGCTTGACGGCCTCACCTCGCTCCTTAATTCTCCTTTTTTAAAAGAATTTCCTTTTGAACTGTTCGGAATCACTCCCCGGGACTTGATGGATCTGGCGAAGGATTCACCCGCGAAAGCCGGTGCCTTTATCCGAACATTTTTGGAAATCGGCGAAAGCTATAATATGCGCGTCGAGCATTTTTTGCTGGCGGCGCTACGGTCATACCAGAAAATTCACTTAAATTATTTTGAAGATATCGAGAAAGCTGTTATTGGTTTTCTAAAAGAGAACCAAATGCCCGTTGAGCCTTTGGTGGAATTTGGGCAACTGCGTTCAATTTTCATTAGAAAATATGGTTTTGCTTTAGAAGAAACTACATTCGATGAATTCCCTGAGTTACAAGGCTTCCGTTCGATTTGGATCGATACCGAGCCCCCAAAACTGATTGTTAATAAGAATTTGCTGCCAAGTCAAAAGGCTTTTATTTTGGGACGTGAACTTGGTTATTCCCATTTGGATTTATCGGAACGTGCCAAAACATCGTCCTGGCTGAAAGTCGAGTCGTTTGAACAGGTTTTGAATAATTTCCAAGCATCTTATTTTGCAGGAGCCTTACTGATAAATCGTAAACTTCTGCAGAAGGACTTGAAACAGTTTTTCAAAAAGAAGAAATGGGATGGGCAGGGCTTTTTGGACCTGATGAAAAAATATGATGCAACACCTGAAATGTTTCTTTATCGACTCAGCCAGCTCATTCCGAAACTGTTTAATCTTCGCGAAATTTACTATTTACGTTTTAACAACAAGGCCGGTTTGGACAAGTATCCTTTAACCAAAGAGCTGAATATGTCGCGGGTGCGTGTACCTCACGGGATTGGACTCAATGAACACTATTGCCGTCGTTGGCTTTCTATAGGCCTGCTTAAAAAGTTAGCGGCTCAGCAAGAAAAAGGTCCGGTGAAGGAGACGCTCATTGCCGCGCAGCGATCCCATTTTATCGGGGGGGGAGACGAGTTTTTTACGGTGACGTTGGCGCGTCCTTTGGCCTTAACCGAGAGAGCTAATTCAAGTATCTCAATCGGATTTTTGATCAACGAAGAATTCAAGAACACTGTCAGCTTTTGGAATGATTCTGCGATCCCCAAAGTAGAAGTGAACGAAACTTGCGAGCGCTGCGAACTTTCCGAGGCACAATGTTCCGACCGGGTTGCACCGCCTGTTTTTTTTCTGCAGGAGCAAAGTCATTTGCAGAGGGAACGCGCGTTGGAAAGATTTATTGGGAAAATGAAAGGCAATTAA
- a CDS encoding co-chaperone GroES: MARKKQLIVVGDRILISPDDSKNRTEFGLYLPPGVKEKEKVRGGYVVKVGPGYPMPDPNSISEEPWSSSPKQDTKYIPLQANVGDYAIYISTAGVEIEFERKHYVVVPQSAILVLMRDDITDFDLDSDI, encoded by the coding sequence ATGGCAAGAAAAAAGCAGCTTATCGTTGTTGGCGATCGAATTCTAATTTCCCCGGATGATAGTAAAAACCGCACAGAATTTGGACTCTATCTGCCGCCGGGAGTTAAAGAGAAAGAAAAAGTTCGGGGTGGTTACGTGGTTAAAGTTGGACCGGGCTACCCCATGCCGGATCCTAATTCGATCAGTGAGGAGCCCTGGTCTTCATCACCAAAACAGGACACGAAATACATCCCGCTGCAGGCAAATGTGGGGGATTATGCAATTTACATAAGTACCGCCGGCGTAGAAATTGAATTTGAACGCAAGCACTATGTCGTCGTCCCTCAGTCGGCAATCTTAGTACTCATGCGCGACGATATAACAGATTTTGATTTAGATTCGGATATTTAG